In Saccharolobus solfataricus, a genomic segment contains:
- a CDS encoding serine/threonine protein kinase, whose protein sequence is MFKNSYSQSRIIKKDNNIYVQKCYMTIFGIKWYFISTFFWNYPYVADPKERFVRELDFFLDNAWKDTVVVPKLIDIDAKELCITREFIEGDEINEENIEIMAKGLREIHEVGYVLGDTKISNFVIVDKSKLAVIDAEQSFKSNNLYYRAWDLLVFFLFLSYKMVNISHFQEVAKRFLDEYMPDKNIVKEFFDMKNINLMGLYPPTHLYVLKNLMSNFY, encoded by the coding sequence ATGTTTAAAAATTCATACAGTCAGTCAAGAATCATAAAGAAGGATAACAACATATATGTGCAAAAATGTTATATGACAATCTTTGGAATAAAGTGGTATTTTATCTCTACTTTCTTTTGGAATTATCCCTATGTGGCTGATCCTAAGGAAAGATTCGTTAGAGAACTGGATTTTTTCTTGGATAATGCGTGGAAAGATACAGTTGTTGTACCTAAACTAATCGATATTGATGCAAAAGAACTTTGCATTACTAGAGAGTTTATAGAAGGGGATGAAATAAATGAGGAAAATATAGAGATCATGGCTAAGGGCCTAAGGGAAATTCATGAGGTTGGATATGTGCTAGGTGATACTAAAATAAGTAACTTTGTTATAGTAGATAAAAGTAAGTTAGCTGTTATAGATGCTGAGCAATCTTTTAAATCTAACAATTTATATTATAGAGCTTGGGATTTACTAGTATTTTTCCTATTTTTAAGTTACAAAATGGTTAATATAAGTCATTTCCAAGAGGTAGCTAAAAGATTTCTAGACGAATATATGCCAGATAAGAATATTGTGAAAGAATTCTTTGATATGAAGAATATAAATCTAATGGGATTATATCCCCCCACTCATTTATATGTACTAAAAAACTTAATGAGTAATTTTTATTAA
- a CDS encoding translation initiation factor IF-6: MNLQRLSVFGTDNIGVYIYTNNKYTIIPRGLDSETKENIAQVLGTELLEAEISRSFLLGIFISGNDNGILLPKSTIDDEFRFLKENLRDCRVEILNSKVTALGNTILANNKAALIYPEFNDIEEKIIKETLGVEDIKRGKIAQMITVGSVGVITNKGGLVHVDTSEKELKELEKLFGVKIDIGTVNFGSVFIKSGLVANDKGTLVGASTTGPEILRIQKALGE, translated from the coding sequence ATGAATCTGCAAAGGTTATCAGTTTTTGGAACAGATAATATAGGAGTCTATATTTATACTAATAATAAATATACAATCATACCTAGAGGATTAGATAGCGAAACAAAAGAAAATATTGCCCAAGTATTAGGAACGGAGTTATTAGAAGCAGAAATATCCAGAAGTTTTCTTTTAGGTATTTTCATAAGCGGTAACGATAACGGAATTCTTTTACCTAAGTCTACAATTGATGATGAATTCAGATTTCTGAAGGAGAATCTAAGGGATTGCAGAGTTGAGATTCTTAATTCAAAAGTTACTGCACTAGGAAATACAATACTGGCAAATAATAAGGCCGCGTTAATCTACCCTGAATTTAATGATATTGAAGAGAAGATAATAAAGGAGACCTTAGGTGTTGAAGATATAAAAAGAGGGAAAATAGCTCAAATGATAACCGTAGGTTCTGTAGGAGTTATAACAAATAAGGGTGGACTAGTACATGTTGATACAAGTGAGAAAGAATTAAAAGAATTGGAAAAATTGTTCGGAGTTAAGATAGATATTGGCACGGTAAATTTTGGAAGTGTATTTATCAAAAGTGGGCTAGTCGCAAACGATAAAGGAACGTTAGTAGGCGCGTCAACTACGGGTCCAGAGATTTTAAGAATTCAAAAAGCATTAGGTGAATGA
- the moaA gene encoding GTP 3',8-cyclase MoaA, translating to MIDRFGRPLEDLRITLTHACNFECFFCHMEGEEGDNYLLSKEDILLVAKVARKFGINSVKLTGGEPTLRRDLVEIVRGLKQLGYEDVSMTTNGFLLKDLAHKLKLAGLDRINISLHAVSRDTFKKITGVDAFDRVIEGIKSAIDVGLVPVKLNFVVNRRNREEAFKFIELSQNLGVNEIHLIELHPVGLGKLAFKEHDDLREIEEYIEKISIKKLIRKKHFRPRYVLPSGLIVEVVKPYANPIFCAGCNRIRLSVDGKLKTCLYREDNVIDVLDILKGEYSEDVKEELLGRAFMIAIAIREPNFKYKI from the coding sequence ATGATTGATAGATTTGGTAGACCATTAGAAGATCTTAGAATAACGTTAACACACGCATGTAACTTTGAATGTTTCTTCTGCCATATGGAGGGAGAAGAAGGAGATAATTATCTTTTAAGTAAAGAGGATATTTTATTAGTTGCTAAAGTTGCTAGGAAATTTGGTATAAACTCTGTAAAATTAACTGGAGGAGAACCGACATTACGACGAGATTTAGTTGAAATAGTTCGAGGGCTTAAGCAATTAGGGTATGAAGACGTTTCTATGACAACTAATGGTTTTCTCCTAAAAGATTTAGCTCACAAATTAAAGCTAGCTGGGCTTGATAGGATTAATATCAGCCTTCATGCTGTTTCAAGGGATACATTTAAGAAAATTACGGGTGTAGATGCTTTTGATAGAGTAATTGAAGGGATAAAAAGTGCCATAGATGTGGGTTTAGTACCAGTTAAGTTAAATTTTGTTGTAAATAGGAGAAATCGTGAAGAAGCCTTCAAGTTCATTGAGCTATCCCAAAATTTAGGTGTAAATGAGATACACCTTATAGAACTGCATCCGGTAGGGTTAGGAAAATTAGCTTTTAAGGAACATGATGATTTAAGAGAAATAGAAGAATATATTGAGAAAATATCTATTAAAAAACTAATTAGGAAAAAGCATTTTAGACCACGTTATGTTTTACCCTCTGGATTAATAGTCGAAGTAGTTAAGCCCTATGCGAATCCGATATTCTGTGCTGGATGTAACAGGATCAGATTATCTGTTGATGGAAAGTTAAAGACGTGTTTATACAGAGAAGATAACGTAATAGATGTATTAGATATATTGAAAGGTGAATATTCCGAAGATGTTAAAGAAGAATTATTAGGAAGAGCCTTTATGATAGCAATAGCTATTAGAGAGCCTAACTTCAAATATAAAATATGA
- a CDS encoding sulfurtransferase TusA family protein produces MKIIESDEICPVILTKVVKEWVSLENGEEEELVIITTWQAVGQELEKWCKETGNSFLGVSKKDGKLEVRLKLIKNK; encoded by the coding sequence ATGAAAATTATTGAATCGGATGAGATATGCCCAGTTATTTTAACTAAGGTAGTAAAGGAATGGGTTTCACTAGAAAACGGCGAAGAAGAGGAATTAGTTATAATTACCACGTGGCAAGCGGTGGGGCAAGAGTTAGAGAAATGGTGTAAGGAAACTGGTAATTCATTTCTTGGCGTATCTAAAAAGGATGGGAAGTTAGAAGTAAGGCTCAAGTTAATTAAAAATAAATAA
- a CDS encoding phosphate signaling complex PhoU family protein — translation MEVRRVQKFGKSTLMVSLPAEWVKEVSLSPGESVYLEVDEDGSLKVYPPNLKAESKVKEMKISIQNDSVQGELVSRVIYSLYILGYDRIDIESKSGIFTEDILRKVKDTIRNLIGLEIVSQTTDTIQIQSFLDPTKYTMNNLINRLSNSIKQMLHYLDLGIKESSRTFLQEVIELEREVDRLYYLALRQLLLAQMNRSLAYMIGVKRIQIVGNRILIKAIEEAADEISEIALDLLSLHPSDLEEMKRLWNKINMYIEQTSSVIDHAVKVLAKEDTILINEVMEELRTLRRVLITEAIISEEMLKEVKSPSLIAVLRALNLRLYNAIRRMEPITEIAFNRSIENQKEIIITG, via the coding sequence ATGGAAGTTAGGAGAGTTCAAAAGTTCGGCAAATCTACACTTATGGTTTCGCTACCTGCAGAATGGGTAAAAGAAGTCTCTTTAAGTCCAGGCGAAAGTGTATATCTAGAAGTTGATGAGGATGGTAGTCTAAAAGTATATCCACCGAATCTAAAGGCAGAAAGTAAAGTAAAAGAGATGAAAATAAGTATACAAAACGATAGTGTTCAAGGTGAATTAGTAAGCAGAGTAATATACTCATTATACATCCTAGGCTACGATAGGATAGATATTGAAAGTAAAAGCGGTATCTTTACTGAGGATATACTGAGGAAAGTTAAAGATACAATAAGGAATCTGATTGGATTAGAGATCGTATCGCAGACAACAGATACAATCCAAATACAATCTTTTCTTGATCCTACAAAGTATACTATGAATAATCTAATTAATAGATTATCAAATTCAATAAAACAAATGCTTCACTACCTAGATCTCGGAATAAAAGAATCAAGTAGAACTTTCTTACAAGAAGTAATAGAATTAGAAAGGGAAGTAGATAGACTATATTATCTAGCTTTAAGGCAATTACTATTAGCTCAAATGAATAGGAGCTTAGCCTATATGATAGGTGTTAAAAGAATACAAATAGTGGGAAATAGAATTTTAATAAAGGCAATAGAGGAAGCTGCCGATGAGATAAGTGAGATAGCATTAGATCTATTATCTTTACATCCATCAGATCTTGAGGAAATGAAGAGATTATGGAATAAGATAAATATGTATATAGAACAAACTTCTTCTGTAATTGACCACGCGGTAAAAGTGCTAGCGAAAGAGGATACCATACTAATAAATGAAGTGATGGAAGAATTAAGAACACTAAGAAGAGTATTGATAACTGAGGCTATAATCTCAGAAGAAATGCTTAAAGAGGTCAAATCTCCCAGCCTAATAGCTGTATTGCGAGCGCTTAACTTAAGGTTATATAACGCAATAAGAAGAATGGAGCCAATAACCGAAATAGCATTTAACAGAAGCATAGAGAATCAAAAAGAAATTATAATAACAGGCTAG
- a CDS encoding DsrE family protein, whose protein sequence is MSKITILLADNNIDKLYHGLVVALGAKALGWDVKFFVTSQAVVLFTKAKKGKGKLGLPFFARFFVRLQMKRLNIPNPEKLIDDAINQGVEFFVDEAGLRLVNARSEDLLENVKLSGTITFILEAKESDVVITL, encoded by the coding sequence ATGAGTAAGATTACTATCTTACTTGCAGATAATAATATAGATAAACTGTATCATGGTCTGGTGGTAGCTTTAGGCGCAAAAGCGTTAGGTTGGGATGTTAAGTTTTTCGTGACATCGCAAGCAGTAGTTCTTTTCACAAAGGCAAAGAAGGGAAAAGGGAAATTAGGTTTACCTTTTTTTGCCAGATTTTTTGTTAGGCTTCAAATGAAGAGGTTAAATATTCCAAATCCTGAAAAATTAATTGATGACGCAATAAATCAAGGTGTTGAATTTTTTGTAGATGAGGCTGGTTTAAGGCTTGTAAACGCTAGAAGTGAAGATTTATTAGAAAATGTTAAATTATCAGGAACTATAACGTTTATATTGGAAGCAAAGGAATCAGATGTGGTGATTACGCTATGA
- a CDS encoding 50S ribosomal protein L31e, translating to MKEKDNFEMIINLRKIKTGKRTGRSKRAVKFIKKVVARHFNAEKVIIDPLLAKSISKNGNDKIVSKIRVVVSKIEEKIYLVRLAIKSR from the coding sequence ATGAAAGAGAAAGATAATTTTGAAATGATAATTAATTTAAGAAAAATAAAAACTGGAAAGAGAACTGGTAGAAGTAAAAGGGCAGTAAAATTCATAAAAAAGGTTGTAGCAAGACATTTTAACGCGGAGAAGGTAATAATAGATCCACTATTAGCTAAATCAATATCAAAGAACGGAAATGATAAAATAGTAAGTAAAATTAGAGTAGTAGTTAGTAAGATAGAAGAAAAAATATATCTTGTGAGACTAGCTATTAAAAGTAGATGA
- a CDS encoding cysteine synthase family protein: MSNPLHVFSNEQELLEGMWPTPLLKLRIGNDTWAKLEFYNPFSRSVKDRTAWFLFRQALLKNATHIVEATSGNTGIALASLSSIFGMRFTMFLPVVAPKVYKVFVKLLGGNVIEAGNSTNDVIPLVKKFAEMTNALNLDQFNNPINVIAHYETTAREIDEQLSSIGKKPSRIIATMGTGGHIAGIAKYFKEKYGNDVEIIGVQPSENSRIPGIKRQNGSNSLLRDVKIDRVVDVSLEEAIDGTISVARTSGILIGISAGATVAAYKKISDVSSTTVLIFPDDAFKYVDILEQTLKEI, from the coding sequence GTGTCAAATCCTCTTCACGTATTCTCAAATGAGCAAGAGTTACTAGAAGGTATGTGGCCTACTCCACTACTAAAACTTAGGATAGGAAATGACACATGGGCTAAACTAGAATTTTATAATCCTTTTAGCAGAAGTGTAAAAGATAGGACAGCGTGGTTCTTATTTAGGCAAGCATTACTAAAGAATGCAACTCATATAGTTGAAGCCACCTCTGGCAATACTGGAATAGCATTAGCGTCGCTATCTTCAATTTTCGGTATGCGATTCACAATGTTTCTTCCCGTAGTTGCTCCAAAGGTGTATAAGGTTTTTGTAAAGTTATTAGGAGGTAATGTTATAGAGGCTGGTAATTCGACCAATGATGTAATACCCTTAGTAAAGAAGTTTGCAGAGATGACTAATGCGCTCAATTTGGATCAGTTCAATAATCCAATCAACGTAATAGCTCACTATGAGACTACCGCAAGAGAAATTGATGAACAGTTAAGTTCTATTGGGAAGAAGCCTTCACGTATTATAGCTACCATGGGAACTGGGGGTCATATAGCGGGGATTGCTAAGTATTTTAAAGAGAAATATGGAAATGATGTAGAAATAATAGGAGTTCAACCCTCAGAAAATTCCAGAATTCCTGGAATAAAGAGACAAAATGGCTCTAATTCTTTACTAAGGGACGTGAAGATAGATAGAGTAGTTGACGTAAGTTTGGAAGAAGCAATCGATGGGACTATTAGTGTAGCAAGGACTTCCGGGATTTTAATAGGTATAAGTGCAGGTGCTACTGTGGCAGCCTATAAGAAGATAAGTGATGTTTCCTCCACTACAGTGCTTATATTTCCAGATGATGCTTTTAAGTATGTTGATATTTTAGAGCAAACTTTAAAAGAGATATAG
- a CDS encoding nicotinate phosphoribosyltransferase, translated as MEFYIADFKQIKEGKVTDIYFERTLKTLEYLGIKDAKVRMEVHSYGLPKGYEWALFTGLEEVLHLLEGVPVNVYAMPEGTLFKEIEPVMIIEGNYLDFGIYETAFLGILRHYSSISTKAARLKFLAMDKTLFFFGLRSLHPALAPMADRAAYIGGMDGVSGAMSKEYLGVDPSGTMPHALMLIVGDNVKAWKAFDEAMGSEVPRITLVDTFEDERTEALKAATLLGKKLYGIRLDTPSSRRGNFRKIIQEVKWTLKIHGYDHVKIFASGGIDEDDIINLRDIVDGFGIGTSIAFPPSVDFSADIVEKFVDGKWVPFTKRGKWPGAKQVYRCGKLNDVITLMDQEHPSSDCKPLLQKYMENGKIIKPLPSPKEIREYVIKQLTELQSS; from the coding sequence ATGGAGTTTTATATAGCCGATTTTAAGCAGATTAAGGAGGGTAAAGTCACAGATATTTATTTTGAAAGAACATTAAAGACACTAGAATATCTTGGGATTAAAGACGCTAAAGTAAGGATGGAAGTACATTCTTACGGTTTACCTAAAGGTTATGAATGGGCTCTTTTTACTGGTTTAGAAGAAGTTCTTCATTTGTTGGAAGGAGTGCCAGTGAACGTTTATGCGATGCCAGAAGGTACCTTATTTAAAGAAATAGAACCGGTAATGATAATAGAAGGCAACTATTTAGATTTTGGTATTTACGAGACTGCCTTCCTAGGAATATTGAGGCATTATTCTAGCATATCTACTAAGGCAGCCAGACTTAAATTTCTTGCAATGGATAAAACATTATTTTTCTTTGGCTTAAGATCTCTTCATCCTGCACTAGCCCCTATGGCAGATAGGGCAGCTTATATAGGCGGCATGGATGGAGTTTCTGGTGCCATGAGTAAGGAATATCTAGGAGTTGACCCTTCAGGTACTATGCCTCATGCACTAATGCTTATTGTAGGTGATAACGTGAAAGCCTGGAAGGCTTTTGACGAGGCTATGGGATCTGAAGTTCCTAGAATAACCTTAGTTGATACATTTGAGGACGAAAGAACTGAAGCCTTAAAGGCTGCAACTTTACTTGGTAAGAAATTATATGGTATAAGGTTAGATACGCCGTCAAGTAGAAGAGGGAATTTTAGAAAAATTATTCAGGAGGTTAAATGGACGTTAAAGATACACGGTTATGATCATGTTAAGATATTTGCAAGCGGAGGGATAGATGAGGACGATATAATTAACCTTCGAGATATTGTTGACGGATTTGGGATTGGAACGAGTATAGCATTTCCTCCAAGTGTTGATTTCAGTGCTGATATAGTGGAAAAATTTGTTGATGGTAAATGGGTGCCTTTTACAAAGAGAGGCAAATGGCCCGGGGCTAAGCAAGTATATAGATGTGGAAAGCTAAATGATGTAATTACCCTTATGGACCAAGAACATCCTTCTTCAGATTGTAAGCCTCTACTGCAAAAATATATGGAAAATGGAAAGATTATAAAACCTTTACCTTCTCCAAAAGAAATAAGGGAATACGTGATTAAACAGTTAACTGAATTGCAGAGTAGCTAG
- a CDS encoding PFL family protein, producing MMIRAITIFVTNYSKISDYTEKLSKLNDNNIWSKRISLPPTPIDLSLSKLIELLPTTHSEIIFSLINLQEKDKRLREIKDILKSDKRIYAHVLVKTTDNLKDLAKLIISLEPEEASRFALLFNQDFLLTPYFPTSSANTVYDSFGISLLYVDEFKQGKINEALSKADTIGRQLEKKLNIKYLGIDASLSPWMESSVGEIVESRSKKMFDISNLSAVAEINREIFEGVWRNRVNPIGFSELMLPIAEDNLLRERVKEGSLTLKDLLLMSYVCVAGIDMVGIYSDLVTYENILKSVYYIQYTKRKPYGVRMIPTNGSPVLTKMFGEIPEVKVV from the coding sequence ATGATGATAAGAGCGATAACAATTTTCGTTACCAACTACTCAAAAATTAGTGATTATACGGAAAAACTAAGTAAATTAAATGATAACAATATATGGAGTAAAAGGATCTCATTACCACCTACACCTATTGATTTAAGCTTAAGTAAACTAATAGAATTATTACCTACAACGCATAGTGAAATTATATTTAGTCTAATAAATCTCCAAGAGAAAGATAAGAGATTAAGAGAAATCAAGGATATATTGAAATCTGATAAAAGAATTTACGCCCATGTATTAGTAAAGACAACAGATAATCTGAAAGATCTAGCAAAACTTATCATTAGTCTGGAGCCAGAGGAGGCTTCTAGGTTTGCCTTATTATTTAACCAAGATTTTCTATTAACCCCCTATTTTCCAACTTCCTCCGCAAATACAGTCTATGATTCTTTTGGAATATCTTTACTATATGTAGACGAATTTAAACAAGGAAAGATAAATGAAGCCTTATCAAAGGCAGATACAATAGGGAGACAATTAGAGAAAAAATTAAATATAAAGTACTTAGGAATAGATGCGTCATTATCGCCATGGATGGAAAGTAGTGTGGGAGAAATTGTAGAAAGTAGAAGTAAGAAAATGTTTGATATCTCAAATTTATCAGCAGTAGCTGAAATAAATAGGGAGATATTTGAGGGAGTTTGGAGAAATAGAGTAAATCCTATCGGTTTTTCAGAATTAATGTTGCCAATTGCAGAGGACAATCTTTTAAGGGAGAGAGTTAAGGAGGGTAGCCTAACTTTAAAGGATTTATTACTAATGAGCTATGTTTGTGTCGCAGGCATTGACATGGTTGGTATATATTCAGATTTAGTTACATATGAGAATATATTGAAATCAGTTTATTATATTCAGTATACAAAACGAAAACCATACGGTGTAAGGATGATACCAACTAATGGAAGCCCAGTATTAACTAAGATGTTTGGAGAAATACCCGAGGTAAAAGTAGTATAG
- a CDS encoding DNA-binding protein: MSTPNSYDDEELEELLRRKAAQEQKRIEEERKRKAELESQKESILRVILTPEARQRLTNIKLVKPEFAESLENQLIALAQSGRIKIPITDEELKQILEQISQQNRRDFKIQIRERGWK, translated from the coding sequence ATGTCAACTCCAAACTCATATGATGATGAAGAATTAGAAGAATTATTAAGAAGAAAAGCTGCACAAGAGCAAAAAAGAATAGAAGAAGAGAGAAAGAGAAAAGCAGAATTAGAATCCCAAAAAGAGTCAATCTTAAGAGTAATATTAACACCTGAGGCACGACAGAGGCTAACAAATATAAAATTAGTTAAGCCTGAATTTGCCGAATCGCTGGAAAATCAATTAATTGCACTAGCACAATCTGGAAGAATAAAGATACCAATAACAGATGAGGAATTAAAGCAAATATTGGAACAGATTTCACAACAGAACAGACGTGATTTCAAAATACAAATAAGAGAGAGAGGATGGAAATGA
- a CDS encoding 50S ribosomal protein L39e, which translates to MSRNKPVAKKFRLAKALKANSPIPIWIVLKTRGRVRYNPLRRNWRRNDLKV; encoded by the coding sequence ATGAGTAGAAATAAACCAGTAGCTAAGAAATTTAGATTAGCCAAAGCCTTAAAAGCGAACTCTCCAATACCAATATGGATAGTTCTAAAGACTCGTGGAAGAGTTAGATACAATCCCTTAAGGAGAAATTGGAGGAGAAATGATCTAAAGGTGTAA
- a CDS encoding 30S ribosomal protein S19e, producing MITAEMVPPDLLIKRLAIYLKENVKTVDPPEWALLAKTASFKERVPDNAEDWWYIRAASLLRKLYVNSIIGIEKTRTIYGGRKRRGTRPEKFVKAPGHVNRLIFQQLEKAGLVQKIKNKGRSLSPKGRSLLDKLALEIFKELAENNTSLKVYLE from the coding sequence ATGATAACAGCTGAAATGGTACCTCCAGATCTTTTGATAAAACGGTTAGCAATATATCTAAAGGAGAATGTGAAAACTGTAGATCCACCAGAGTGGGCACTATTAGCTAAAACAGCTAGCTTTAAGGAAAGAGTACCAGATAACGCAGAGGATTGGTGGTATATAAGAGCCGCATCATTACTAAGAAAACTTTACGTTAACTCAATTATTGGAATAGAAAAAACAAGAACAATTTACGGTGGAAGAAAAAGAAGGGGGACTAGACCAGAAAAATTTGTAAAAGCTCCTGGTCATGTAAATAGATTAATATTTCAACAATTAGAAAAAGCTGGGCTAGTCCAAAAAATTAAGAATAAGGGAAGATCTTTAAGTCCTAAAGGAAGGTCATTATTAGATAAATTAGCGTTGGAAATCTTTAAAGAGCTGGCTGAGAATAATACTTCTTTGAAGGTATACTTGGAATAA